AACAAAGCAATCCTTTTTTTGTCCAACCATCAGAACGCACTCATGGACATTTTGTTGATTGCTACTAAATGCGGGAGGAAACCGTGGTTTCTTACGAGGGCGGATGTGTTTAAAAAGACAGTGTTTGGACCACTTTTTCGATTTCTTCAAATGATGCCAATTTATCGTATGCGGGACGGAAGGGCCAGTCTTTCCGGAAACAGGGCCATTTTTGACGAATGTGGTACGTTATTGGGGCGGGGGGAAGCTATCCTAATCTTCCCGGAAGCCAACCACAGCCTAAAACGTAGGATACGACCATTGAGTAAAGGGTTTACCCGTATTATTGAAGCAGCGTTGAAAAAAGACCCCGAATTGGATTTGGTGCTCGTACCCGTAGGGCAGAACTACCAAACCCCCAGGCAGGCTGGGGACAGTGCTGCCCTTTATTTTGGCGAGCCCATTGCCGTTCAGGAGTATTGTAAAGCGGAAGGCTGGGGCATGGCCTTAAAGAATGAAGTGTTTCAAAAACTAACAAAACTCACTACACATATTTCCGATGGGGAAAACTATGAACATACGGTGACCAAGTTGAATGACCTGGGAATGGATTATACCGATCCCGTTGCCTGTAACCAGTGGATCAATACCAAACATGCGACCAAAACAGCGCCGAGGAAGTCCTTTGGGACTCCACTTTTCCGCTTTGTTTTTAGGTTGATCAATCTTCCCATGATATTGCTTTGGCGCATCTTAGTAAAGCCCAAAGTTCCGGAACCCGAGTTTGATGCTACGTTTCGTTTCGGTTTTGTCCTACTGGCCTATCCTCTGATATACGTCTTATCGATAATGGTATTGATCTTTACCTTCAATCTGAAAACGGCATGCCTTTGTTGCCTAAGTCATGCCGTTTTAAACCTTCTTTTGGTAAAAATTGGGATTACATCATCGGACCAAAGAAAATAGCATTCATCATCAGTTTATTGGTGCCATACCAAAAGGCCCTAAAATTGGTGTTGTCCGTAAACAGGATAACACGTCCCTTACCCATACGTTTGGCTTTAAAGGGCACACTGTTTTTGATCAGCTTTTTGTTTTCTTCGGAAATATAGCCACTCTGCAGCGGGTTATTGGTGTATTGAATAGGGTTGTTGTAGCTATCTTTTTCAGGTTTAAGGTAGATATTGGTATTTCTGAACAACGAAATCCTGTTGTTTTTATACCCATAACCAACCGGATGTGACCTATCCAATTTTGCCTCAAAAATAGCACCGCCGGTTACCTGGGCACCCAAGAAATCACGTCTTTGGTCAAATCTGATATTTTTGGCCTTTAGGGTATCTTTTTTCATTTCGAAGTTCAGAAACTCGTACTTCTTAAACCAATCCGCTACATTCCTAAAACCAATTACGGTTCCTCCGTTCTGTACCCATTCCTTGACTTTTTCGGCCCCTTTTTCGTCCAAGATGTTTCCACCCCTACCGCTGGG
The sequence above is a segment of the Muricauda sp. SCSIO 64092 genome. Coding sequences within it:
- a CDS encoding 1-acyl-sn-glycerol-3-phosphate acyltransferase, whose translation is MTIALFFYYRKIKLGGLGHIPKNKAILFLSNHQNALMDILLIATKCGRKPWFLTRADVFKKTVFGPLFRFLQMMPIYRMRDGRASLSGNRAIFDECGTLLGRGEAILIFPEANHSLKRRIRPLSKGFTRIIEAALKKDPELDLVLVPVGQNYQTPRQAGDSAALYFGEPIAVQEYCKAEGWGMALKNEVFQKLTKLTTHISDGENYEHTVTKLNDLGMDYTDPVACNQWINTKHATKTAPRKSFGTPLFRFVFRLINLPMILLWRILVKPKVPEPEFDATFRFGFVLLAYPLIYVLSIMVLIFTFNLKTACLCCLSHAVLNLLLVKIGITSSDQRK